One Maribacter sp. HTCC2170 genomic window, ATTTTTCTTAAGGATATCACCAATTTTGGCCTCCAAAACAAACGGTGCTGCTACTACCAATACAACAAAAATCAATAATACAACCCCTATTATTTTTAGAATTTTCTTCTTCATAGGATAACAATAGTTTATCTAGGATTATAACTCTAGGAAAGTTGGAATATTTTATGCTTCTAGGTTTATTTCTTCCCCTATTTTCAGTCCAAAGCGCTTTCTAAGAATATATACGAAAAAATAAAGAAAAGGGGTGTCGAGAAATGCAATTAGAACCTTGAACATGAAACCACTGATCACTAAGCCATAAAACATACTCCACGGTAATACTTTAAAAAGGCAAAGAAGACTAACGACCGTAAACGTATCTATGAATTGGGACAAAAAGGTTGAAAAATTATTACGCAACCAAAGGTGTTTACCATCTGTCAACTTTTTCCAAAAATGATAAATGGCAATATCTACGTATTGAGCGAATAGGTAAGCCAACATTGAGGCCAATACAGCTATAGGTGACAGCGCAAAAACCTTACTAAACAACTCGTCGTTTACAGGTGAATTTTCTATTGCCGGGGAAAAATCGGCCAATAGCACTATTCCCATTGAAAAAAAAGAAGCGAAAATACCCGCGGTCACTATTTGGTTGGCCTTCTTTTTTCCAAAAATCTCTGAAATTAAATCGGTAATCAAAAAAGTAATGGGGTATGGCAAAATACCTACTGACACTTCAAAAAGAGGCGCACCAAAAATCTGGATATCACCAAAAGGATTCCAATAAAAGAATTTTTGAAAGATCAAATTAGATACAACCAACGAGGTTATGAACATTGCCCCCAGATAAAGATAAATCTTATAAGCAAGTTTTTTATCTCTCTGGTTCATAGCCTACTGTATATCAAGTACAAAAGGCATTCTCGCCTGCACACCTTTTTGCTCTAAAGCTGATTTCATTTGTTTTAAGATACCATAGGTTTCCTCACCAATTTCATCTTTGACAAAACTTTGTCCTATTTTTGATTTTGCGCCGCTCATGTCTTCCATGAACTTTTCAAAACCTGTTTTATACTTAGGATACTTCTTAATTCCATAAGATTCTATTTCTGCCAATTGCGCAGCTGCAGCTATGGCATCGTCCATATTACCCAATTCATCAATCAAGCCAAGCTTCTTTGCATCTACACCACTCCATACCCTACCTTGAGCCATACTGTCGGCTTCGGCAATACTAATATTCCTGCCTTTAGACACGCGATCAAGAAATGTTTCATAGGTCTCTTCTATACCTTCTTGCACAACTTTTCGAAAATTTTCTGTCATTGGCTCAAACAATGAATAATCAACAGAATTCTTATTTGTACCAACTTGTTCTGCATTGATGCCAATATCGGCCGCAAGTTCATTTACGTTCGGAATAGTCCCAAAAACCCCAATAGAGCCAGTAATAGTAGTTGGCTCAGCAAATATCTTATCAGCTCCAGCTGCTATATAATATCCTCCTGAAGCGGCAACATTGCCCATTGAAACAACTACAGGTTTCTTGGCTTTAGCAAGCTCCACTTCTCTCCAAATGATATCTGATGTCAAAGCGCTACCACCAGGGGAATCCACTCTCAAAACAATGGCCTTTACCCTGTCATCATCCCTAGCCTTCACCAGCGCCCTTGAAATAATACCTTGCCCTATAATATCTGGACCGCCCTCGCCATATAATATTTCTCCTTGCGCAAAAACAACGGCAACTTTGTCATCGCCCTTGTTTAAAGATTTTTTGTTTGATCGTCTGGTATAATCAGAAAGAGTCACATAATTAATTTCATCTTCCGCACTTAAGGATGTAGCTAAACGAAGCTTTGCTTCATATTCATCAAAGAAAACCACACCGTCTATCAAGCCCGAGGCAACTGCGTATTTTGGCAATCTACCTCCCAAAGTGTCAGCAATAATATTTACATTTTCCACACTTAAATTTCTTCCTTCCGAAATATCAGCAACCATAGTATCCCACAATGAAGAAATTAATTCTTTGATTTGCGTTCTATTGGCATCACTCATCTCATTTGCCAAAAAAGGCTCCACAGCACTTTTATACTTCCCATGACGTATAACCTCCATTTTAACACCGGTCTTATCCTGTAAATCTTTATAAAATAGAACTTCTGTTGACAGCCCTTTAAAATCCAGCCCGCCTACGGGGTTTAAAAAAATGGAATCTGAGACACTCGCCAAATAGTAATCTTTCTGCATATAAAAATCACTGTATGTATAAATGAACTTTCCACTTTCTTTAAAATCCTTTAGTGCCTTTCTTATGGCTTGGGTCTGTGCAAGCCCGGCCATGATGAAGTTATTACTAATACTAATTCCCTTAATATCAGAATCATCTTTGGCCACTTTAATTGCGTGAAGAACCTCATCCAAACCTTGTGCTTGACCAAAAAAACCAGTAAATGGGTCTGCTTCATTATTACCCACATAGTCATTTATGGGTTGCTTAAGCTGTAACTCGAGAATAGAATTATCCTTAATAACAACACTGTCTTCCGCCCCACCGATTAAGCTTATAAAAAGTAAAAACATTACAAACATAATTCCAAAGGCAATTAAACAACCGATAATCGCTGCCAAAAGATTTCGTAAAAAATTCATTCTATTCCTATTATTATTACCGGTCAAAGATAACCAAAGTGAATTTGTTTTGTTTACTTTGTTTCGATATTATGAATGAATCCAAAAAAGCACTTATCTCTATTGGGAGTAACCTTGGGAATCGCCTACAAAACCTACAGAAATCCATATTTCTACTAGGGTCTGAAGTTGGGGAAACAATTACCGTATCAAAGGTTTACGAAAGTGCTTCTTGGGGGTTTGACTCATCTGATTTTTTAAATGCCTGTCTGGAGATTAAGACCATTTTAACTCCAAAGACATTAATGGAAAAAATAATCGGCATAGAAAAAACCATGGGCAGGGAGCGAACCCAAGATAACGGATATGAAGCTAGAATCATAGATATTGATATCCTATATTATGACTCTGAAATAGTAAAATCAGATTACTTGACCATTCCGCATCCAAAACTTCATGAACGTAAATTTGTACTTTTACCTCTTGGCGATATAGCTCCTCAATTTTACCATCCCATTTTTAAAAAGGACACCAGAAACCTTATTCAGGAATGTAAGGATAAAAGCCGCCCTGAGAGAACCACGCTTAAGTTGTACAAAACAGAGGAAGAGCTTTTTTCTGGTTTAAGCTTTATTGCGATTGAAGGAAATATCGGAGCTGGAAAAACAACGCTCGCCAATAAAATAGCTCAGGATTATAATGGAAAATTGGTGTTGGAGCGTTTTGCCGACAATCCCTTTTTGCCCAAATTTTATGAGGACCAAGGGAGGTATGCATTTCCCCTAGAAATGTCTTTTCTCGCCGATCGCTATCAACAATTTACCGATGATACATCACAATTTGACTTATTTAAAAACTTTATGGTCAGTGATTATGATATCTACAAATCACTAATATTTGCCCAAGTGACTCTACAAAAAGATGAATTTAACCTCTATAGGAAGTTGTTCAATCTTATGTACAAAGAGGTCAAAAAACCTCGCATCTATGTTTATTTATACCAATCTACCGACCGTTTATTAGAGAACATTAAAAATCGCGGTAGGGTTTATGAACAAAGCATTGAACCAATATACTTAGACAAAATAAATAAAGGATATTTTGATTTTTTCAAGAGTTATCCAGAACAAAACACATTGATTATCGATGTTGGGGAATTAGATTTTGTTGCACGCTCCGAAGATTATAGTTCGATTATTGACAAAATCAAGAATTTTGCCATAGGATTGTCTATTTAAGAAATTTTTCACATATTTCTTGCGTAGAATCCAAGGTTTTCCTTAATTAGCAGCTGCTAAAAAAGCAACTAACTAACTCAAACTATATTGAAAGGCCCTGATTTAACTGTCAGGGTTTTTATTTGTTTAGCATTGTCCAAAAATCCCAGATCACTATTCCGGCACTCACTGATATATTTAAAGAATGTTTGGTTCCAAACTGCGGTATTTCTAAAACCACATCACTTGCGCTTACTACTTCTTGGGACACT contains:
- a CDS encoding queuosine precursor transporter, yielding MNQRDKKLAYKIYLYLGAMFITSLVVSNLIFQKFFYWNPFGDIQIFGAPLFEVSVGILPYPITFLITDLISEIFGKKKANQIVTAGIFASFFSMGIVLLADFSPAIENSPVNDELFSKVFALSPIAVLASMLAYLFAQYVDIAIYHFWKKLTDGKHLWLRNNFSTFLSQFIDTFTVVSLLCLFKVLPWSMFYGLVISGFMFKVLIAFLDTPFLYFFVYILRKRFGLKIGEEINLEA
- the folK gene encoding 2-amino-4-hydroxy-6-hydroxymethyldihydropteridine diphosphokinase; amino-acid sequence: MNESKKALISIGSNLGNRLQNLQKSIFLLGSEVGETITVSKVYESASWGFDSSDFLNACLEIKTILTPKTLMEKIIGIEKTMGRERTQDNGYEARIIDIDILYYDSEIVKSDYLTIPHPKLHERKFVLLPLGDIAPQFYHPIFKKDTRNLIQECKDKSRPERTTLKLYKTEEELFSGLSFIAIEGNIGAGKTTLANKIAQDYNGKLVLERFADNPFLPKFYEDQGRYAFPLEMSFLADRYQQFTDDTSQFDLFKNFMVSDYDIYKSLIFAQVTLQKDEFNLYRKLFNLMYKEVKKPRIYVYLYQSTDRLLENIKNRGRVYEQSIEPIYLDKINKGYFDFFKSYPEQNTLIIDVGELDFVARSEDYSSIIDKIKNFAIGLSI
- the sppA gene encoding signal peptide peptidase SppA — protein: MNFLRNLLAAIIGCLIAFGIMFVMFLLFISLIGGAEDSVVIKDNSILELQLKQPINDYVGNNEADPFTGFFGQAQGLDEVLHAIKVAKDDSDIKGISISNNFIMAGLAQTQAIRKALKDFKESGKFIYTYSDFYMQKDYYLASVSDSIFLNPVGGLDFKGLSTEVLFYKDLQDKTGVKMEVIRHGKYKSAVEPFLANEMSDANRTQIKELISSLWDTMVADISEGRNLSVENVNIIADTLGGRLPKYAVASGLIDGVVFFDEYEAKLRLATSLSAEDEINYVTLSDYTRRSNKKSLNKGDDKVAVVFAQGEILYGEGGPDIIGQGIISRALVKARDDDRVKAIVLRVDSPGGSALTSDIIWREVELAKAKKPVVVSMGNVAASGGYYIAAGADKIFAEPTTITGSIGVFGTIPNVNELAADIGINAEQVGTNKNSVDYSLFEPMTENFRKVVQEGIEETYETFLDRVSKGRNISIAEADSMAQGRVWSGVDAKKLGLIDELGNMDDAIAAAAQLAEIESYGIKKYPKYKTGFEKFMEDMSGAKSKIGQSFVKDEIGEETYGILKQMKSALEQKGVQARMPFVLDIQ